From Draconibacterium halophilum, one genomic window encodes:
- a CDS encoding DUF4884 domain-containing protein, producing the protein MKTIQQLIAGALFILFTACSGVPLTIKTPENNDTYNVSYLFEYEGCKVYRFYDQGEYVYFTNCKGDVTSFGGDSTQTRIENHVRIVNPE; encoded by the coding sequence ATGAAAACAATTCAACAACTTATTGCCGGGGCACTGTTCATCTTATTTACTGCCTGCTCGGGAGTTCCGCTTACCATTAAAACTCCTGAAAACAACGACACCTATAACGTTTCTTACCTGTTTGAATATGAAGGCTGCAAAGTGTATCGTTTCTACGATCAGGGCGAATACGTGTATTTTACCAATTGCAAAGGCGATGTTACCAGCTTTGGCGGCGATTCAACACAAACACGAATCGAGAATCATGTGCGGATTGTAAATCCGGAGTAA
- a CDS encoding GNAT family N-acetyltransferase translates to MDIKIRKATEKDFSAIFGLITELAEYEESLDQVSNSLEQMYEQKDYFNCYVAETEENEIIGMALYYFSYYTWVGKTLYLDDLYVKEAWRGNGLGSRLMDKMFEVAKAEKCKRFRLQVLNWNEQAIKLYEKSGFTVDKTWYNCDFEDL, encoded by the coding sequence ATGGATATTAAAATCAGAAAAGCGACAGAAAAAGATTTTTCGGCAATATTTGGGCTCATAACCGAGTTGGCAGAATATGAAGAAAGCCTCGACCAGGTGAGTAACTCGCTGGAACAAATGTACGAGCAAAAGGACTACTTTAACTGTTATGTGGCCGAAACCGAAGAAAACGAGATTATTGGAATGGCACTTTACTATTTCTCCTACTATACCTGGGTAGGAAAAACGTTGTACCTCGACGATCTTTACGTAAAAGAAGCCTGGCGCGGCAATGGACTGGGATCCCGTTTAATGGATAAAATGTTTGAAGTAGCAAAAGCCGAAAAGTGCAAACGCTTCCGTTTACAGGTGCTGAACTGGAATGAGCAGGCAATCAAACTGTATGAAAAAAGCGGATTTACAGTGGATAAAACGTGGTATAATTGTGATTTTGAAGACTTATAA